The genomic stretch CATAAGTGTAATACGAGTAATCGCTATTTGCTTTTCAAGCCATATCGTGGCgcaatttattttactgtAAAAACGAAATACACGCGATTGATGGTCGTCGTAGGTGTGGATGTTGCATGTGGTACGTGATTAATCGTACCGCgccgaagaaaaagaaatatgatttatgaaattaaaggaGGGAGAAAGGACTAGGGCAGCACGTTAATACACGCGAGACGCGTTCGATGTTCAAGTATAtccaaagagaaagaggaaactaTATTCATTTTAGGTATCTGGCCGTACTTATGAAAGAAAGATCTAAAAAGAATCGATCGTAGATTGTCGATGGTTGAGAgacgaagaaattgaaactaTCGAAACCGCTATTGAGTATCGCTCTTACTATCGATATTAGATAGGTTAGCGCTTGTACGGTCGGCGGTTAGCAGCTGGCAATTCGCAAGTTGCACGTTAATTAGATTCACCGATGGAAAATGAAGACAAAGAGGGTTAGGGAATGCGCACGGGGTCCCGGATAGGTATTGGGTGTGCGTGCAACAAGTAAAGTACGATCAATACGAGCGTGCCGCAGGAAGAGGAAGAGCATGACCATGTTCGACTCGTTTGCACCATTTGTTTCGTTTGTTAGGACTTTGTTCGTTTTCGGCAAACggttcaatatttataatatttatgttatttaactATGTCATGTatatacgtcattgtgtaaacataaatataaacgcAGAggcaaatgtaaatatatacaggATCGTCGAATCATCCTTTTCTCTTACGATTAGAGAAATCTTATTATGTCCCGTTAAGTATTTTTCTCTCGATCCATGTATGTATTTGCTATTTACACGTTGCGCACACGCACACGTATTCGTTTTAATAATTGCAACgatagatataataatatccgTTTATACTtgatattattcaaaataagccgacgaaattgaatttataaaaatttataaaaattaaaaaaattgaatttttcttttccttattGAAACTGATCTGTTTcataatgtaattttcattcgattcggctatcaaaattataattaccaaATTTCTTCTACATCTATTACATCCATGTAAAATGAATTGCatcaattgttattaaatatgaaacatgTGCGTCTTCTTTTCCGTAATTGATGCGATATGACACTTATTACGTTTGGATCTTTATACCCGATAGGTTTGATAAAAAGCTCAATGTCAAAGGGTGCTTACCTTTTAAGCTTGACGCATGTCACTTATTGCGTATACGGGATACGTGAACACGgcaaattttgaaaaacgaaagaaatttagcATCGTTGTAAAGCTAGCCACGAATCAAAGTGCACCGActtatcgtaattttaatttctctttgaacttttctcctttttccttgTTCCTTTTctctatacatatacgtatatacatacggTGCACGTCctaattagaaaaagaaaaaacgacaACTCGTAAGAATCGTTGCTACCCGCACTATATAATTGACAGATTTTCTCACGTTCGGTTAGTTTTTCGACTCTTTTCGGCGAATAAATTTGTTCGTCTTGTCGCGTTTCTCGCGAAACGTAGTTCAATGCAAACTCCGCCACCCTGGACCAAAGCTTTAGCCCAACATCCATGGTATCGGACCGTGGTGGTGGTGAGTTTGCTCGAATATAGGAGCGGCGGAGAAGAGTGGGGCGAAAGGGGATATAGGGGAATATCATCCCTCCAATGTATGTATCTCCGATCGTAGTAACGATGTTGATATCGTTAGAATGGTATCGATCTTTCATGTACGTTACACTCGGCATAGAGCATAATTAACTCGAAGAAAATTGGAGTAAGCACCATCAACTTGTAatcgtatcgatcgatcgttcgttctctctctctctctctctctctctgtattttactctctctctctctctctctctctgtattttactctctctctctctctctttctcccttcatgtaacaaaagaaataaggtaATTCTGTGGAATTTCGCGCGTTTAAATGTGTTGGTTATTTATAATACGAGTTTCGAAACAACTTAGCTTAAATTAACGAGTTTCGAAACAACTTAGCTTAAATTAATATGTTTTGAAACAACGTagcttaaaataaaatgagtCATTTTGTTTCCTATTgttcttatttcatttatttgaaagaCTGAACTCAAGGAACTGACACTGCCATCTGAAATGTGACTTCTTATAATCTCTCGCATTTTGTCTTTATAAATTCAACTTCAAGCAAGAGATCCTATCACGAATAGTTATTCAGCATCGACACTCCAACGAAACGGTATCTCGAATGATcggtaaaatttgttttcgcGTGGCACGTAGATTTCTTTGTTCATAAAGGAACAAATTAACATCTCCATCTTCTTGGTGAATTTTTCTAATCAAATTCAATTCGAGAGATGGTTGCGTAGACACCATTAAAGCTTCTATTATCTGTTAATAGTAACATTGACCCAAGATTGTATCTCTATtgacaaatcaaataaaataaaaacggaAAGATTGTGCTAACCTTATCTCTTAGCCGATTAGCATGAGACGAAAAAACAGCGATATCTCGAGATATTTTTTGCGCATTAAGTTGCATTCCCATTAGAACGACGATCGTAGTGTTTTTACATTTGGCAAAATTTCCAAGACTTTCTAGATGAGCCTCTTGTAAATCGAGGAAATCCTAAAGTGCGATATGCAAATTGAATGAATTACAATTCATAcataaaagaaggaaatacgTGTATGCTTTAGCTTTTACCTTCACCAATATAGGCAATCCAACAATCGGTATGccaacaattatttttaaatctttgatCAAAAGATCATCGATAGTCAATTCGCTAATATCAGATTTTGCTTTGACGAGCTCGTTGAATACTTTATCTCTGTCTAGATCTAATAGTCCAACTTTTTCCAGAGATTCCACGATTTCCACATCGGCGGGAGTAGCACGATTGGCctcttttgaaaaattgcagGTATCGACCAAGATTGGACCtataaaaattgcaacaaCGATTACGTTTAAATAACGCAAAATCAATTTGATGTCTGAATAATATATTCgagtaaaatttaatcaaagcAATCTTGTTTGTTTGCTTGCTGATTTGCTTGCTTACCTCTCAGAAGACTCGATATCTGCGAGTCTATTATTTCTGCatgtttatcaaataaatttcgcgCCACTAATGTCGCGCAACTGCCTACGCTCTCCAGATGTATTTCTCTACCAGGCCATGGCCACCGTTCGTCTTGTGGTCTGTGATCGATTATTTTTACTACAGAATCCATTAGATAAATGTCTTCGTCCGGAAGGTTATGATGATCAACGAGCACCAGTTCCAATTTCGTTTCCACATTCTTCTTTAAAGCTTTCAAATCTATTTGATCCctataatatacatacgatcatctatctatataatttactttcattttttcattctatAACACTTGTTAAAAAATCTTGTAACTTACCGAAATGTTAGCAAGTTGGAAGATATATTATGACGTTTCATAAAGAATACGACTTCAGTTTTTACACGATACTCTCTTTCAGATATATTCATCAACGGAATAACTGCTAAATCTGTTTCCTTCCTTTTAATTCCGTCTAAATATTCAGAAAAAGCTTGAATCAATGCCGATACGGCGGAGTCTAGATCGCAAGATTCATTACCCAAAACGATGCAGATTCTTTTGTAAGCCAACGGCTTCgactaaaataatatacaaatccGTCcctcgttaaatatttactttgtcccttctaaaaatttttttataaaaagattctTATTCCTATTATACCGATATCTTAGATTATCGTCCAATAATTTTATCCACTAGTGTTTATCCCTTTCACTtgtatatttcgaaatttgtcTGCTTcggattttcattttcaattcatttttacatatagTTGCGCAAAATAACAATTTGTTgataaataactaaatatcctatatttttcaagtttattttcagttttctACACacatattcaatttattatctaatactggttaaataatacaataattccagctattttatctttttttaagcAAAGTAGGATAacatatttcgattttttaatgactaacaattttaaatgtttcaaagaTTTGGCGCGCAGAAGATGCGAACTGAAATTATCTGTGACATACTACGTCACAAGTAACTGCTACCAACTATAGTTGCAATTCgtggtattaattttctcgggcaaaattttcttaagaagaatgtaattataatttttctcgtcACCTACGTTGTGATAGATGTACGTGGTAT from Bombus pascuorum chromosome 2, iyBomPasc1.1, whole genome shotgun sequence encodes the following:
- the LOC132916665 gene encoding exopolyphosphatase PRUNE1 isoform X1; translation: MESFLSASKAVLSKPLAYKRICIVLGNESCDLDSAVSALIQAFSEYLDGIKRKETDLAVIPLMNISEREYRVKTEVVFFMKRHNISSNLLTFRDQIDLKALKKNVETKLELVLVDHHNLPDEDIYLMDSVVKIIDHRPQDERWPWPGREIHLESVGSCATLVARNLFDKHAEIIDSQISSLLRGPILVDTCNFSKEANRATPADVEIVESLEKVGLLDLDRDKVFNELVKAKSDISELTIDDLLIKDLKIIVGIPIVGLPILVKDFLDLQEAHLESLGNFAKCKNTTIVVLMGMQLNAQKISRDIAVFSSHANRLRDKIIEALMVSTQPSLELNLIRKIHQEDGDVNLFLYEQRNLRATRKQILPIIRDTVSLECRC
- the LOC132916665 gene encoding exopolyphosphatase PRUNE1 isoform X2; this translates as MYINKSCNIVKKHGIISIRIESSLDGIKRKETDLAVIPLMNISEREYRVKTEVVFFMKRHNISSNLLTFRDQIDLKALKKNVETKLELVLVDHHNLPDEDIYLMDSVVKIIDHRPQDERWPWPGREIHLESVGSCATLVARNLFDKHAEIIDSQISSLLRGPILVDTCNFSKEANRATPADVEIVESLEKVGLLDLDRDKVFNELVKAKSDISELTIDDLLIKDLKIIVGIPIVGLPILVKDFLDLQEAHLESLGNFAKCKNTTIVVLMGMQLNAQKISRDIAVFSSHANRLRDKIIEALMVSTQPSLELNLIRKIHQEDGDVNLFLYEQRNLRATRKQILPIIRDTVSLECRC